The genomic window ATTTTGATCCGTATAAATTTTATAGTCGCCTCGCTCTGTCTGAACCCCTTTTTGGTCTAATAAATCAGAGAATTCACTGAGTATTGGTGCAACCTCAGCTTCCTCTCCCGACAATTGAAACTCATACGGCATACTATCTGTCGATTCAAGAATCATTTGTTGGAAGCTGTAAAGTGTGCCAATTGCCGCAAAGGCTACAGTCGAAATGATCGACACTAAAAAGAAAGAACGTGCATTGTCCTTCATCCGAAACGCTAAATCGGAAAAGACCACCATATTGGTTTTTTTCCAAAATATCTTTTGACTGCTTTTCAGTTTCTCGATGCTCCAAACACTTAACTGATTGAATAAGAATCTCGTTCCTACAACGACTAAAAAGATAACGGGAATCATCACGATCGGTACCAATTGCCCCGGTACCAATAAAGCTATTCCATAGCCTCCGCCAATCAAAAGAATGGCCAACACACCTTTAACAAATGATCCCTTGAGCGACCCTTTTCCCATGTCTCCGGCCTTCAATAACGTTTGCAGACTAAGTTTTGGCAAACGGAACTGTATAAAGAAAGAGATAGCGAAAAAAAGTAGCGCAAACGAGACGATTGTAATGATCAATGCCTGTAGCGGAAAGTAAAAGGCCAGATTGACATGAATCAGCTTGTTGCTGACAAACAAGATAAACTGAGAGAAGAAGATTCCGGCAATACTACCAACAAATGTTGCGAAAAAGCCGATCACTAAGTTCTCAATAAACACCATTCGTTTTAGCTGCTTGGGACTCATTCCTTGAATCATCAATAGCCCAAATTCTTTTTTTCTCGATTGAATAAACACATCCATCGAATAAAGAACAAAGAAGAAGGAAAAGCCGTAAATGATGATTGCAGCTGCGAGCATCCCTTTTTGGGCGCTGGCATTCAATCCATCCGATAATGCCGGGTGGAAGGCAAACCCTGTAAAGGTAAAGAACACCATAACCGAAAACAAGGTGCTGAGGAAATAGGCCATGTAGAGTCGCTTATTCCTCATCGTATTTCGAATAACAAACTGTCTAAAATTCATTGCCGACACCTTCAATCTCCGCCAGATTCACCATGATTTCATCGTAAAACTGTTTTTGACCATTTAACTGTCTGATCTCCTTGACCAGTTGTCCGTCCTTGATGAACACGATGCGTTGGCAATAGCTTGCTGCAAGAGGATCATGAGTCACCATTAAAATCGTAGCTCGTTCCCCTCTGTTTAACTGCTGTAAAAGACCCATAACATCTTTAGACGACTTTGTATCCAGATTTCCTGTCGGTTCATCCGCTAAAAGCAATTGGGGTTGATGAATCATCGCTCGGGCAACTGCCACCCGTTGTGCCTGTCCACCAGAGATTTCAGCAATTCTCTTTTTCAGTAAAGATTCAATCCCTAATCGTCCGGAAAGATCGTTTAATTTACGCTTCATCACTGAAATTTTTTCCCCATCCAGCGTCAAAGGTAAAATGATATTTTCTTCTACTGTCAACGTCGGCATTAAATTAAAGTTCTGAAATACAAAGCCCAGTTCTCTTCTTCGAAACTTTGCGATCGCTTCCTGATCCATCTTGTGAGGGTTCTTGTCATTCAATACAATTTCTCCTGATGTCGGCTGATCGATCGTAGCCACGAGGTTCAAGAATGTACTTTTCCCACTTCCGGAAGGCCCCATAATTCCGATAAATTCACCATCATTCACTGTAAGGTTAAGACCTTTTAAGGCCTGATATTTAATTTCATCCCCATAGGTCTTTGATAAATTTTCAATTTTAAGCATTAATCTCCACTCCATTTCTTTTCTCCTATATTCTAAAAGAAAGAAACGAGCTGGACAATTGATACAGATAACAGCTGACTTACATTTTTGTCATGTTCCTACTCTTTATAGCTTGAATAGAGGCATGCTTGGTCAAGATACTAGTACGAATCCTTTTTACTCACTCAATCCCAACGTTTTTCATAGTCAAATGTGTAGCCTAGCTCATTAAGAATTTCTATCCCATTATTCAGCTCTACTGTTCTTGATAACTGATTTAGTTGGAGGTGTTTCATTGAAAAAGAAATAATTTCCATAATAAAACGCGGTTGATTTAAATTGATGACTACAGGCTCACCCATATAAATCCCAGGAACCCCTCTATTGAATGGACAATACCCATGATCCCAATTACCCGTTCGAAAATTGATGAGCAATTTTCCTTGTTTATCAGCACTTTTAATAATAAGAGCAGAATCATTCTGATAGTCATAATCATCAAACGAATATTTCCACAGATATGCTTTACCATCCACAACTATTTTGCGAAATGTTGCCATAAATAAGCTCCTCCCTATCTTTTTTAGTGTATTTGGTCTGTTAATTCCTGCCATAACTAATTATTTACCCTAAAAAAGAACTTAAGCTGTAAACACATGCCCAAGTCCTTTTTTCAGTCTATTCAGATTCAATGTTTCCAGAAATTCTCAGAGACAGACCTGCGCTATGCCTCATATTCAATAACATAAGGATGCATTGCAGTGTTATAAAGAGCCTCTGAAAATTCGACCACTTGATTCTTTTTACCAAACGAACGACGGATTCGCTTCATAGCCATTTTCTCAGTCGTATCCAATAAAGCTTGTTGTTCCGCTGTTAATTCAACAATCTGAAAACTGTCTTCAAATCGGAAAATCTCAATACTATGTTGATCAAGAATTCGATACAAAGAGTCCTTGCTAAATTTTTCAATGGATACATCGGAAAGCTCTTTTGGAAGAAAATAATTAAAATAGATATAGGGACGATCATCCAGTAAATACAGCCTTGAAAACTTCACTGCTTCTGCTCCGAGACAGTCATATGCAGCAGAGTCTTTCGGCAAATCAATCAGCTCCAATTGGAGACTCTTTTTGACGATATCAAGCCCTGATTCATGCAGATACTCTGTAAATGTACCTGCTTTGGAAATTTTGTTGTATGGGCGGTCACTCAGCACAGTGGTCCCTTTTCCGCTCTTTTTTTCCAACAGCTCTTCGTCTGCCAATATTTCTATAGCACGACGAATGGTAATTTTACTGACGCCGAAAAGCTCCTCAAGCTCTGATTCTGTCGGCAATAAAGATCCTACCGGATATTTTCCACTTAAAATATCCGCTTTAATCTGCTCGGCCACATCCATATACAATACACTTTTTCTTCTCATCTTCTTCCACCTCAATTTTTACTTGATCAACAAAGCTATTGCTAGTTATCAATACTTCATTGAAAATCTATACTCCCCTTAAAACGTGCTTTCTCAAATTACTTTCCTCTATTCAAGCAAAAATCAATGCTTCAATACTTAATGTTCCATCACAGTTAACCCATCAATGACCTTTTCTTTTTTCCAGCCGCTTCTGCCGCTTCTTTTCAAAAATATCCTGCTTCTTCTCTTGTTTTTGGTTCCTAGTCGTATGCTTTCGTTCTTGCTTTAACGCTTCTCGCTGCTCTGCAATTGCAAGCTGTGCCTTTGTTGACAACAACGGTTTGTTTTTCTGTTTTTGAAGCAGGCGTTGCATTCGCTTCGGGTTGATTGTTGTTCGTTCTTTTTCTTCACCCTTGATCTCGCTATGCCAATCTGTCTCCATAATCTCCGGCAAGCGCTCACAAATGAAACGCTCAACATCCTGATCCTTCGGTTTACTGCCGAACACATGACGATGCACACGCAGCCGCCCTTCTGCATCTTGATACTCTACCAAACCACTCCAATACTGCCCATCAAAATAAATCGTTAATTCCATTGTGTACCTCCTCCTTAAAATAGAACAAGAACAATGGACGACCCAGGAGGGAAGGTTACTGACAAATTATGCTTTTGTACTACCAACCAAAACGTGTTTTTATGCCCTTATACTAATCATACAATAAATGAGAAGGATTGCAATTCCGTTAATTCCATTTTCTTCATAAAAAATGAGCAACTAATCTTTTCAATAACCTAAAAGTAAAAAATAGATAACCAAGACCTCTTTGAAAAGCAAATTCCCTGTTATAACAGACATCTAATTCGATCTCATCTACAAATTTTTAATCAA from Enterococcus sp. 9E7_DIV0242 includes these protein-coding regions:
- a CDS encoding FtsX-like permease family protein, coding for MNFRQFVIRNTMRNKRLYMAYFLSTLFSVMVFFTFTGFAFHPALSDGLNASAQKGMLAAAIIIYGFSFFFVLYSMDVFIQSRKKEFGLLMIQGMSPKQLKRMVFIENLVIGFFATFVGSIAGIFFSQFILFVSNKLIHVNLAFYFPLQALIITIVSFALLFFAISFFIQFRLPKLSLQTLLKAGDMGKGSLKGSFVKGVLAILLIGGGYGIALLVPGQLVPIVMIPVIFLVVVGTRFLFNQLSVWSIEKLKSSQKIFWKKTNMVVFSDLAFRMKDNARSFFLVSIISTVAFAAIGTLYSFQQMILESTDSMPYEFQLSGEEAEVAPILSEFSDLLDQKGVQTERGDYKIYTDQNQVSYIKESEYNRLAQIAEQPSIQTNGQAVQLIFDTQFSGAGDAGNINQVVLPDQQTLPVARAEKEKVLSLFGTAVVVPDEMNLDGTTYTVGTVWEPKDISREEMIALGKTQDGKYQFTGKTYMAQSIIDSYKPILFVGVFIGIVFFVSAGSFLYFRLYSDMDVDIEKFKMIYKLGLTKKELKKMINQQVGILFFTPIIVSVIHGIVALSAMYHIFNQTMQLAGWQVLGAFILIQVVYYLIARIFYFKKVYQMVQA
- a CDS encoding ABC transporter ATP-binding protein; protein product: MLKIENLSKTYGDEIKYQALKGLNLTVNDGEFIGIMGPSGSGKSTFLNLVATIDQPTSGEIVLNDKNPHKMDQEAIAKFRRRELGFVFQNFNLMPTLTVEENIILPLTLDGEKISVMKRKLNDLSGRLGIESLLKKRIAEISGGQAQRVAVARAMIHQPQLLLADEPTGNLDTKSSKDVMGLLQQLNRGERATILMVTHDPLAASYCQRIVFIKDGQLVKEIRQLNGQKQFYDEIMVNLAEIEGVGNEF
- a CDS encoding GntR family transcriptional regulator, encoding MRRKSVLYMDVAEQIKADILSGKYPVGSLLPTESELEELFGVSKITIRRAIEILADEELLEKKSGKGTTVLSDRPYNKISKAGTFTEYLHESGLDIVKKSLQLELIDLPKDSAAYDCLGAEAVKFSRLYLLDDRPYIYFNYFLPKELSDVSIEKFSKDSLYRILDQHSIEIFRFEDSFQIVELTAEQQALLDTTEKMAMKRIRRSFGKKNQVVEFSEALYNTAMHPYVIEYEA
- a CDS encoding YjdF family protein, with protein sequence MELTIYFDGQYWSGLVEYQDAEGRLRVHRHVFGSKPKDQDVERFICERLPEIMETDWHSEIKGEEKERTTINPKRMQRLLQKQKNKPLLSTKAQLAIAEQREALKQERKHTTRNQKQEKKQDIFEKKRQKRLEKRKGH